From a single Clupea harengus chromosome 24, Ch_v2.0.2, whole genome shotgun sequence genomic region:
- the crtac1a gene encoding cartilage acidic protein 1a has product MQTLWLCLFCLSYGLSQAQSMFSVVTETVLPPDAFHNPTQLNYGMAVTDVDGDGDLEVVVAGYNGPNLVLKYDRSQKKLVNIAVDDSSSPFYALRDPLGNAIGVTACDVDGDGREEIYFLNTNNAYSGRATYSDKLFKFRNGRFEDLLSDDLNQRRGVANKMAGRSVACVDRKGTGRYSVYVANYASGNVGPHALIEMDEAASDLSKGIIALADVAAQAGVNKHTGGRGVVVGPIISESRSDVFCDNENGPNFLFRNNGDGTFTDMAKKAGVEDSHQHGRGVALADFNGDGKTDIVYGNWNGPHRLYLQGTNQKFRNIATQAFASPSPIRTVIAADFDNDKELEVFFNNIAYRGDSPNRIFRVSRRANSDPKIEELNVGDAAEPQGRGTGATITDFDGDGMLDLLVAHGESAVQPISVFKVNQGSSNNWLRVVPRTRHGAFARGAKVVAYTKESGTHVRIIDGGSGYLCQMEPVAHFGLGRDEVVSVEVYWPDGRSMARALQEGEMNSSLEITYPREGEQFVLTSDSQCGSGFTLNKNGRCTGRT; this is encoded by the exons ATGCAGACCCTCTGGTTGTGCCTTTTTTGTTTGAGCTATGGTCTGTCCCAGGCACAGTCCATGTTCTCTGTAGTCACGGAGACAGTCCTGCCCCCTGATGCGTTCCATAACCCGACCCAGCTAAATTATGGGATGGCAGTAACAGATGTGGATGGTGATGGAGACCTCGAGGTGGTGGTTGCTGG ATACAACGGCCCCAACCTTGTACTGAAGTATGATCGCAGCCAGAAGAAACTCGTGAACATCGCAGTTGATGACAGCAGCTCTCCTTTCTATGCCCTGAGAGACCCTCTGGGCAATGCCATTGGTGTGACTGCATGCGATGTGGACGGGGATGGAAGAGAAGAAATCTACTTCCTCAACACCAACAATGCTTATTCAG GACGGGCGACCTACTCCGACAAGCTCTTCAAGTTCCGTAACGGCCGCTTCGAGGACCTCCTGAGTGATGACCTCAACCAGCGCAGAGGTGTGGCCAACAAGATGGCGGGAAGATCCGTGGCGTGTGTGGACAGAAAG GGTACGGGACGCTACTCTGTGTATGTGGCTAACTACGCCAGTGGTAACGTTGGCCCACATGCACTGATTGAGATGGATGAGGCCGCCAGTGACCTCAGCAAAGGCATCATCGCCCTGGCAGATGTGGCCGCTCAGGCGGgggtcaacaaacacacag GTGGgcgtggtgttgtggttgggcCAATCATAAGTGAGAGCAGATCCGATGTCTTCTGTGACAATGAGAATGGTCCCAACTTCTTGTTCCGGAACAATGGGGACGGAACATTTACTGACATGGCCAAAAAAGCTG GTGTAGAAGACAGTCACCAGCATGGCAGAGGGGTTGCCTTGGCTGACTTCAACGGGGACGGCAAGACAGACATCGTCTATGGCAACTGGAACGGTCCTCACCGCCTCTATCTACAGGGAACCAACCAGAAGTTTAGG AATATTGCCACGCAGGCttttgcctctccctctccaataCGCACCGTCATCGCTGCTGATTTCGACAACGACAAGGAGCTGGAGGTCTTTTTCAACAACATTGCCTACAGAGGCGACTCCCCCAACAGAATCTTCAG AGTGAGCAGGAGAGCAAACTCTGATCCTAAGATTGAGGAACTGAATGTCGGTGATGCTGCCGAACCTCAGGGTCGTGGAACAG gtgccACGATAACTGACTTTGATGGTGATGGGATGCTGGACCTGCTGGTTGCTCATGGCGAGAGTGCAGTGCAGCCCATATCTGTCTTCAAAGTTAACCAG GGGTCTTCCAACAACTGGCTGCGAGTCGTTCCTCGCACGCGGCACGGCGCCTTCGCCCGCGGGGCCAAGGTGGTGGCCTATACCAAGGAGAGTGGGACCCACGTGCGCATCATTGACGGCGGATCTGGCTACCTGTGCCAGATGGAACCGGTGGCTCACTTTGGCCTGG GCAGGGATGAGGTCGTCAGCGTGGAAGTCTATTGGCCAGATGGCCGGTCCATGGCCAGAGCCCTGCAGGAGGGTGAGATGAACTCCTCCCTGGAGATCACCTACcccagagagggggagcagTTTGTGCTGACATCAGAttctcag TGTGGAAGCGGATtcactttaaataaaaatggcCGCTGCACAG GTAGAACCTAG